In the Brettanomyces nanus chromosome 1, complete sequence genome, CCAATGAAAGATTCGGTGGTAACGGATCGGTCTATCAAGTCAACACCGATGTTTGTGAATTAGCCGAACAGTATCATGTGCATACAGGAAAAACCTATGTCTCTTATCCGGGAATCCTTAGCAGAGAAGCTGTGATTCTTCTACGGAATTTCTATATTTTGCATAACGACAAATCTCCAATTGCAAACGATAAAAAACATAGACGCTTGGAGTTACAGAACTTTCCTATCTTAAATTACAGTAAACATCTTAGCAGGGCCGAATTTACTGAAATGTTTGGTGAACAATACGGTTTCATATATGATAACAACGACTTAATGACTTTCAATGATAACGGACGTTTGATCAATAAAGTCACGGACAAAACTATGAATAAAAGGCAAAAAGTGTGCTCATAATTTAGTTGCCGTTAGTCATGTTATCGATTTTTTGAATATCATCGGCAATAATTTCACCATTTTTTTGAACTTGATTACCCGAGAAGAGCTTTCCATCCTGTGTTAATTTGTTATCAAATGTAAATGCCTCAGATGCCACGTTGATATCCAATTttttgagttcttcagTCGCCTTTGAGTAGAAACTCAAGTAGTACTTTCCTAACTGCTCCAAAGAACTGGCAATCTCACGatttttgatcttgttgaagtatTCATACTCTGTCAATATATCTCTTTCGTACTGAAAatatattttctttgctttctccttttctttcgCCAACATATCGATTCTCTCATCAAGTTTGTCGATCCTCTCGTTAGTTAGGTTTCCTGCCTGTCGACTTCCTAGTCCAGTCACAGATTCCAATTTTCTAGTTAAAAATGACAGCGTACCTTCAGTAGTGACTGTAATGGATCCTCCATTCATCAAATGCTCTTTTTCCTGCTTGGCCTTATCCAAATAGTTAGAAAGCATGTCAAAATCCAGTGCCTTAGcatccttcaacttcagtAGGTTCTTCAACTGCAGTATATAATgttcaagatctttcaaGGCTGTCAAATAGTTGTACTCGATTCTGTGGTCAAGGTGATAAATATTTTCTGATACTTCGGACAAGTTTCCGGAGAAATCACTAAATTGCTTCACTAGCCTTTTGGTGTTTCCGTCAAGATCCTCTGGTTCCGAGTGGCTTCCGTCAAGATCATTACTGAGCAACAATGTTAGCTTGCTGAACTCATCTCCAAATTTTGAAATATCATCCGCAATATTATGTTGTCTGTGAAGCACCTTGCCATAAATACTGTCGATTTTGCTGAGATTCTCTTGCAATCTCGATACCTTATCTTGAATATCTTGgaattctttcttatcGTGGGGCTCCACAATAGGCTTCTTAAAGGAATTCATGATGAATTCAGTGACCGTTTCAAGATTTTGCGAAGCACTATTAGTAGTATCAAGGCCGCTGGCAGGAGGTATCTTTAAGTTAGACTTATACGTATTCCAGTGATCGGTATCTGCTAGAAATATATGGAGAACATCAgacttttgaagaatagGATGATAGCATACCCGGTAAAGAAAATTTGATAGGGAAATTGACCTCTTGGTGGTGAATTCATCCGAAAATCGACCTCCTTTAATATACTCAAGTCTCTGCTTATTTGGTAAAGGAGGTATAAGTAATGTAGGATAATCGTTCATCAAGcattgataaagaaagaaaaaatcGGAATACCTTCTACGAGTCTGAAACTCCTTTTGCGGGAAGGCAGGATCCTGGGTTTTCACTATTATTCGATAGCTCACAAATGCATTTGAAGAGTCATGCTCGGTAAGAGGTTCTCCAACGATAGTTTCAATTTGATAGGAGGGAGCGGACgaagccaaagaagagaaagctcCGGCTTGACTACTACCGGAAACATTGTCCGGCGCATAATCACTTTGGAGTTCAGCCTTACTTTCACTACTATTCCCAGTCTCATTGACATTCTTAACATCGGCCTCAACGTCCAATGCTTTATCACCTTCGGGAGCATTATTCTCTGCATTTGCAGCCAAAACCATTTTTGAAGTAATCAATCCGGATTCATTGTCGGGTCCATCTTGATCCTCCTTATCTTCAATTGTCTGATCATTCTCCTCCTTTAGGGACTCCAGGGGCGGTGGCTCACTGCTGCTATCAATGACCACTTTCGGAGAATCTTCAGCATTGATATCCACTTCTCCCACATTTGCCTTactttcttccttgtcCCAACTGACTGATGTAAATTGATCGGCCATTTGATAATTATTGTTAGATACAAAGATAAAAATGATCATAAGTCTTCAAACTAACTTTGCTATGTTATCGAACTCGGCTTATATCGATATCTAAAGACATCTTTACACCACATACATGAGGGATATCAAACCCACAACTGTTAGTCTCCATTTTTACCCTTTAAACTTTATGGTGATTTGTACATGAGACAGACCTGAAAAAGGTTATCAAAGTTAATGCAAAGCAGTTCACTTCAGCCAAATACTGACTAATGAACcagtaaaaaaaaaataaaatccGGTTACAAAAAATGTATAGGGTGATGACGGCGATCAACATTACCTCATACGCAAGACATCATCCCCAGAAGAGATAATCAGAACCTCCAGTGGCAGTAAGTTTGAACAGATATTGTCATTGGTATCCAAATATATTTTTCCTGCCTCAAGACAAAGTAGCCTAGAAATGCAAAAGTTATTGATATAAGCGTACTCAGGGGGACAACCTTAACGATCAAAGTGGGAAATGGAACGAcatcaaaaataaaagaaaaaaaacacCTCCACAATAACAACTGCATCACACGATGAGgtaaaaaaagagaaaaagggTAGCGTAAAATAAACGAAATAAAGAAGGGGGAATGTGGCAGGCATTCACACAGCTTGTGACAGTATTATCAATCTTGGTGATGCTCTATATTTATGAGTCCCTAAAGTCGAGGAAAAAAGGGATTGAGGAGAGAAATGAAATGAGGCAAAAGTACCACGACAAGTCAGTTGCATTAAGATGTAttatctcttttcttcggATGTAAGCTCTGCATCTTCTCCCACGGTTTCGGTGGCCCTTGAAGATTCACTTTTCAACTGTGTTTTTGGTGTGACATTGTCCCGTCCCGCAACAGTTCTCTGATCTTCAGACAGAACCCACTGATATGGGTTCTCAATAGGCCTCAATTTATAAGTTTTTTCATCCTTGTCATTCTTTATCACACCGTATTCAAGGTTTTGACATCTATCAAGACATTCAATCACAGCGTCAACATTATTATACGACATAGCAGACACCCTGTAAAAGCCAGCGACCACACTCAAAGGCAAGAAACCTTCATCGTTCATATTCTTCCTCAAAAATATATCCTTGATCAAATTTTGAGGAGAGAAGTAGTAGTCGATTTGACGGGCAAGACTTTCCAGCTGTGCTTCCTTAGAAGattttccatcttctgcaGCATATGGAACAGGTGACTGAGCAGAAACTATTGGACCATATGATTGACCATAAGGCATATATCCCATAGGAGGATACAACGACTGCATCATATAAGGCGACACAAAATTATTTCTGCGTCCATGACGGTTATTATGATGCCTTCCATTACTGCCCACGCTCATATTAGAAGCAGTGGCAGCATCAGTTACGCTGCCTGAATCGGTTGTAGCGGTGGAGTTAGAAGAATCCGAAGGAACATTAGTGGTAGATGCAACAGGGGCTGTAACACTACCATTGACAGGCGCTGCACTTCCATTACCATTCACGTACATCATCGGCACAAAATATTGCCTGTTATATGGCAAGTAAGGTACGGCACCGTTACCATATCTTTGGTCAGTGTTCTGACTATTGTGAGATCTGTATGACCTTTGCTGGTAAGTATTACCATTTTGAGATGCAGAGCCATTACCATTGTTTCCAGAACGCTTGTTATAAGGTCTATTGTTGTTGGAGAACCCCTTATTACCTGCCCCACTGTACTGCTTGCCTTGGTAATGTTCATGAGATCCATAGTTGTTGGGACTTTCCTGATTGTATAAGTTGCCATGCTTTTTGCCCTGTTCCACGACCGACTCATCGGGAGTACCTTCAGAGAAACTATGGATACTAGGATCTgcatcagcagcagaagtAGTAGCGGACTCAGGAGAAGCCTCTAGCCCAGAATCAAAAATCTTCTCAACAGTCTCGGTAGCGGCCTTTACGGTGGCTTCGACTGCTGCGGCACCAGCAATAGCCTTCTCATTGATCTGGGTCTTATTATGTTGCTTGGGAGCAGCAGATttttgctgctgttgttgttgcgGCTGTGATTGCCTCTTGGATCCACGCTTATCTTGGTCCctcgacttcttcttgtttttcttctttccagaaGCAGACTTTCCGGATCCACTGCTGCTATTACTAGCACCGCTCTTAGCAGAGGCAATAACGACAGATGCTTTAAAAGGAACCCACTTCTCCTTCCCTGCAGGAGCCTTGAAACGAGAAGAGCTCAAGTTTGTGTTGTTTTCCGAAAGAATGGTCTCAATGATTGGGCTTTTGCTAGTAGGATTAGCTTTAGGAGTAGTTCCCCAAGCATTTGTCGAAGGTGGAGGAGCAGGAGCAAGCTTTGCTCTTTTGAAATGTTCCTTGGACTCCTTAGTTTCCTTAGTTTCCTTAGACTCCTTAGTTTCTTTGGACTCCGTGGTTTCCCTGGACTCCGTGGTTTCCTTAGTTTCCTTAGTTACTTTAGTTTCCTTGGACTCGTTAATATCCTCGGcttcatcaaactttttAGTTTCCTTAGTTTCCTTTATTTCCTCTGTTTCCTTAGTTTCCTTAGTTTCCTTAGTTTCGGGAATTTTCTCAGACAAAATTGGCCCTTCAGAGTCGTCAGACTCCTGTTTGGGCTCAAATTTCAAGTTCTCTaccaccttcttttttttgtcatcatcatcattatcagcagcaacagGTGTCAAAACAAAATTCTCGGTATCATCCTTGGTAGTCGGTTTAGATGTTAATTCCGGCTCCGCAGAGGCTTCCTCGGAGACATGCTCagattttgatgatttcGAAGAAATCGAGGGAGTCAAGAGTTCGGAAGTCGTAGGAACAGATACACTATCAGAGGTATTTTctgatggaagaaaagcGGACTCTTCCTTAGAAGATTCCTgattttccttcaaatcaTACGATGAATTTGCAGCACCTGCAGCATGTGCGTACGATAGTACCGTGGACATAATTAGAAATTAAACTTTCAGCTTTCAATTTTCGGTTTCCGCTTTGTGATTGACTTCGGCTTAAGCAAATTCTTATGCTTATGCTTCTTGTTGCTTTGGTGAAGGGCACTTGCTCTTACTTTTGTTTGAATGTAGTTTAAAGAGTCTTTTGTTGGAAGAGCGATGGAACCAAAAAGAAGCCAAACGGGTGATTACAACTGCGTAAGATTTcgagttgaaaaagactAGTTTATCTGGGCTATCTTGTCTACTAATGAGGAGAATCAAAGGAAGGCTAGAAGTGTAGTCTaagcagaaagaagtcTTGACACCCAAATCGAGGTATCGGCAATTTTTTTCCACCACTCCGCCTGCAGAAAAAAATTACCTGCCGGGCTTAAGGTAAGGTTGATTCtgggaaaattttttagCGAGGGAAAtaggtgaaaaattcaagaaTCCCCGGTAGTTCAGACGTATTGATCGAGGATTTTTCATActtcaaaagaaaggatttcCGACTTCTCAAAAAACAAGTaagaacaggaaagaaaagatgggGAGTTCCATGATAACCAGGAAATTACATTTGCCATTGGCTGTCTACAATGATATTCAACAGATTTGCTAGCTACTGTTTTCTCTTGTGTCCATTATGCCCGACACCTCTCTTTTTCATAGAGCAGAGCATCGCATCGAGAATATTTagggtgaaaaaaaaaagtttcTGGAGATCTTTGGTGGggaaatagaagaatgTATTATAGTACACATTAATTTTCCAAGTCAattggagaacttgaagatacGAACTTCTTAAGAAAAACACGAAAAATGAACTAGAGAGTGAGAGTTTGATAGTGAAGAATTAACAATGCGTTTGAAGTCAGCGAGCACCCAGCGCAGTGGGTAATCAGTGCAGTGAGTGGGGATTCTCTATCAATCTAGTGAGACTAAGTGTATCAAAATGCAGATCTTAAATATCTAGGTGTGAGGTGTAGTCGCTGAGAGAGGTGGCCGCTGGCATTCATTTTTTTAGGATGGGTAACAGCGCATGCAACTAGAATACTGTCACATAGAGTGAAGAATGATTTCAATTTTTGCATCTAAATGATTACGTAAGGAAGCTCGGATAATGTCTAACTTTGAGCCGAAACAGCCGCTATGAAGTTGAGAATGCATATGCATCCAAAGTGTTGTAAATTTCACTCactctcttcatctgcGCATCATGACTTACCCAGATACATTTGAAGGCTTTGCTGTTTTTAACCCCTCTCCAGAGACTTGGTCTACTGTTAAGAAGTACGAGTTCACTCCTAAACCATTTGAGGATCATGACGTTGATATCAAGATCCAGACATGTTCCATCTGTGGCTCGGATGTTCATTCGGCTACAAACGGATGGAATAAGACCAATGCCTATTATCCATTGGTGCCTGGCCATGAAATTATTGGAAAAGTGGTTCGTCTCGGACCTAAGGTGACAGATTTCAAGCTCGGCGATCGGGTTGGTGTTGGTGCTCAAGCTCAAGCATGTTTGAAGTGCAAGATTTGTAAGTCTAATAATGAGATTTACTGTCCCCACTTAGTCCACACCTTTGGTGGAGTCTATCAGAACCAGGATGGAACCGAAACACATTCTCAAGGCGGATATTCTAACTATGCTCGGATCAACGATTACTTCGTCTTCCATATCCCAGAGGAGTTGTCCAACGAGGAGGCAGCCCCAATGCTTTGCGCTGGCATAACAACTTTTTCTCCCCTAGTGAGAAACATTCCTAAGGAATTACCGGAGGGTCAGAGCAAACCACGGGTCGGTATTGTGGGCCTCGGTGGTTTGGGAATGATGGGTATTCAATGGGCCCATGCATTGGGTTGTGAGACTTTTGTCTTCTCTAGAACcagcagaaagaaagctgaCGCTATCAAGCTTGGTGCCGATCAGTTCATTGCTACGGCTGAGGATCCAGATTGGGTCAAGAAAGTCGAATTCGATTTAGATTTAGTCGTCTGTACTGCAAACTCCGCTGAAGGCTTTGATCTCAACACCTACTTGCGGTCTTTGAAGATTGGTGGAAAATGGGTCAACGTTGGATTGCCGGAAACTCCTTTCACAGTTTCTCCTAGATCTTTCATGGCCAATGCATGCTTCATGGGCGCTTCTCATTTGGGTTCTCACGTAGAGATGATACGCATGTTCAAATTGGCTGTCGAAAAGGGTGTGAGAGCGTGGGTTGAGAAAATTCCAATTAGCTCCGATGGTGTCAAAGAGGGCCTTGAAAGATGTCGCTACAACAAATGTAGATACAGAGTAGCCTTGACAGACTTTGACAAGGCTTTTGCTTAGATTACAATTATATATTATATATATGCAATAAAGTTTCAGTGCAATCTTTCTTTAGCTATCTTCATGAGAACGGCATCAGGTCTTAAAACTTCTGGATATGCTTTTATTGTTGCCGGCTCTCTTCGAATCTCCTCATGATCTGCTTGATCAAGGATTTGTTTTTCCTTCATATGCAAACTGATATAGTTTCGTTGAAAGCGGTCATCCAACAGCACTTCTGGGTTAGTGCTACAACTGTTTCCTTCGTGATCGAGATGGTTGCAGATTTCATCAGAAATCCAACTTCTATAACGTGTTCTCCAAGTATGGCCCTGAAAGCCCGTATTTTTCTTGTAATTCATATACTCTCTACTAAGTATATTCATTATTCCTTGACGAATGAAGACTTGTTCACCCTCAAAGAGAGTTGGAATTAAAGGTGAAATTTCGTTCATCGAATAGTGATGATTGTTTCTATCTGATAAAAAATCACCGTAATCGTTGGTCGTCAATTTGTTCTGAATTAGGAACTTGGCGTACTCTTTGCTTAAATTATTGCCCATACTTTTTGAGGAAGGTTTGCTCTTGGTAATTGCCAAAGCGGTAATATCGATGAACATACCGGTATGAATATCTATGAACCTAGCATCAATGGCATTGTTACCATTACCCTTTTCACGGTGATATATACTAGAACCAACATCTATGAAAAACTCCCCAGTACCCATATCAGAAAGTTGCGGCTGATCAGAGCTACCGGGGCTGATGTCAACGACAAGACTCTGATTAAAGTCTCTACCCAAGAGAATCAAAGATTCCTCTGTCACTTGAACATCGTGGTCAAAATCCCAGTTAAGAATGAGACCGTTGAAATAAAAGCCGAGTAAAGAACCATGCGCAATCCATGTATCAACTCCGAGAATTCTTGTCATACGCAACCAGGATCTCATAAGTTTATGAAGGCCAGAGGTCGACTCATACTCCGAAAGTGCCCTGCTTCCAATAAATCTCCAGTCGAAATGTGCACCATTATCATTTCCTTTAGGCGTATATCCGGCCTCATGAAAGTGCTTTGGGAATTTGTTATTGCCGTACTTAACTAGAGCATCTTTTATATGGTGAGTCATCTTTATACCGACAGCTTTATCAGGGTCACATTCTGGAGCATTGGGTGTCTTTTTGCAcgattcttcaaactggGAAAGATTTTCATCTATGGATGCCTGTAACTTCGAGGTATCTTTCTCCCAATCGAAAGTCGCACGAGGTAATTCTATCGGCTGATTCAGCTTTTCGTCGGATATTTTAATGATTCTAAATTCATCTAATTCATCCGCTTCACTAACCAGCTTGCATTTCTCTAAATCGCTAAATAGTCTGCCAACCTGTTCTGAGAGAGATATCCCGGCAGTTTCGGATACTGTACTATCCATGTTGAGATATTCGTAAGACATTTGTTTAAGGAGAGACATTCTATTGGTGGAGTCAGTAGTTCTAATAGAAACGACACTATCTCTACCCGAATCCACAAAAAGAATACGTTCGGGAGCATCGAACGAGTGATAAAGGAAAGTACTGGCAATTAAGACTCTTGCGTCTCTAGCGATTCGGGGATCTGCCGGTCTGGTCATTTTGAATCTCGGATACATTGGGTTGAACAGATGTTTAATCTCTGATGGGGACAAATCCACACAGTTTGGTGACACACTGAAACCAGTTTCAGAAACAAACTGTTCACAATCCTGAATCGGATAACCTTCATGCCATTGAAGGTACTCCTCACTGGGCAAAAGACGTTTATCAAAATCTGTCCAGTCCTTCCAAGAAAACTGAAGTTTAAAATCAACATCAAGCAAATCAGATTGCTGTTCTTCTATATGCTGAGACATTTTGGCTATGTATAAAGCTGCTGGAAGTCTTGGATCAAACATTGTATTTTTCTCACCCGGCTTCTGATAACCTGACAACGGTAGATTCGAATATCCAAGATTTAGCGTGGCGATACGTTTTTGAGACAGAGCTAGTACTTTTAATATATCTTCGGCATCTATATCATTTGGAGGATTGTGATATTCCCATTGAGCCATAACTTCCATGGTCTCGTGATAGCTATGAAAAATCACAAGAAACAATATAAAAGGAAAGACGACGAGATAACCCTTCCTCCAGTACCATTTGCATCTTGATCGGAAGAATTTATGATTTCCTCTGAAAGGCTTATAAGCTTTAAATTTATGAAGTAATGACGACATCCGATACCGTGAACGGGAAGAGTTCTTTGTATGCTCATAATTTTCCGGCTGGAATTCTTCGAATGGCGAGGAGTCCAAAGTATCATCCTCAAATCTAGGGGAAGAAGTAGATGATACTGGCGAGTAGATGTTTAGTCGGGACATAACTTCAAAATAGGACACATAGATAAAAAGTAAACAAAATaccaagagaagaaattgaaattcAAAACTTTTCGGCGAAATTCTGTCTTCTCGGAACGCGGGGATGAAACGTGAGGGATCAGCGTGAAAAGGAAGTCAGTCGTGTGACAAAGATATTGAGTACCTTTAGCTTTTAAGTCAAGAAAAAGGTATATCAATACATATACGTGAATAGATAATAATGTAAAATTAAATAGCCATTTAGAATGATTAGAGCATGATTACTGGCTTCATGGGATCCTTATTTTTTGGAGGCTGAGGTGCTGATCTGAAATCTTCGATGCGTTTTGGTTTTTTCAGATTGTTAACGTCAGTCGCGACCGTTGGTAGATTGAGCTGTATTTTTCTTACCTGAGTGAATCCCTATTTTATTCTTATCATTACTCTTTTACTCACAAAGATACGATTGTTATGTAACAATCTTCACCTATTACAATTGATCTGTTAAGATTCAATTGAGTACAGTATATCAAAGCGACTATTATCTAGCAATCGATACGTTAATTGTCAGTACAATCGATACCCATCTTCATTTTAGGAAGTGGACCAACTAAACTGCATTTCCTTCTATCGTTTTCTAAGCCTCGGATTCTCATTATATCTAAAAAAAGATTATGATAAACCGTTTGCTCCTACTTGGGGCTCTGCTCGGGGGATCTAAGACAGAGCCGACATGTTTGACCGAGGCCGACCGATACAGATAGAAATCTTCGGAAGGGGGTCCAGACAATAACCAGGCAGCAGCAATTATCTCTCCGCCCGGACAAATTTTTGGCCTGGTGTCCCTACATTAGTAAGTGTCGGTGTTGACATCCTAAATGAGCATAATCTCGGAGTTACATTCGGAGATTGTGGCTTACCTCCTTATTTGCCCCTGACGTGTTGTGAGGAAATTAGTTAATCGCTGGCAATCTGAATTAAAAAAGCAATTCTTATTTATTTTCGGACTTAGGACGCTGCATTTGCTCCGTTTTTCTTGCTTATTAAAAACAATCTTTCGAATGCTGCGACTTTCTGTTGGCCCTAACCgcaattcttcttcacaatAAAGAAATAGCCGACATTGTTCTCGGTGTATTTATTATATTAAATTAAATTATCATTGCACTTATTTCAGTTTGTTTAAATTCCTAaacatttctttctttacaCATATTCTTTCCTGTCTTAACTTGCCTCTGACCAcatccttttcttccttaATCCACTTGACTTAGTTAAAATTTGAGCATGTTATCTGAGGAAAAAGATACGAATCAGCCAAGTACGGCTGTTACCAGTAATGCGGCTGCTGGATTGACTAACAATGATTCTCTCTCTGAGGCTTCTTCTGTGGTGTCTTATCAAGGTGATCCTGaagataatgatgatgaacGACAGGCAATCTCTCATCTCCATGAAACTGTTACTAGATCCATCACCAACGATCCTAACAGCAATGTTCTTACGAGACTTTCGAGCCTCTCACAGACTCTTTCGCATTTGTCTTATGCTGGGATGAAATCCTTTAAGATTGACCCTAACGACTTTGACCTTAAGCGGGTCCTTAAATTTATTGCTAATCGGAATTCTGAACAGGGTATCAAGCAAAAGAAGACTGATATTGTCTATGAGGATTTAACTGTTATCGGTAAGAATAGCTCTGCCGCTATCGTCAAGGATGTTGGCTCTGCCTTGTTCCCATTCCTTGTGTTATTGAAACAAAAACTAGGACGCGAACAGAAACTTGATCTTTCCCGTATGAGCAAGACTCGAGAGATAATCCGAGGTGTCACAGGTTACGGTATTCCAGGCACCATGACCATGGTTCTTGGTCGCCCTGGTTCTGGTTGCTCTACCTACTTGAAAGCCATTGCTGGTGAGACACAGACTTATATTCGCGTTGAAGGTGATGTGCATTACGACGGGATACCAAGAGACAAAATGGTTAGTCATTTCAAAAGTCAGCTGATTTATGTTCCTGAATTGGATGACCATTTTCCTTACTTGACAGTTGAACAGACTCTTAAGTTTGCCATTGGCTGTAAGACTCCTTCGATACGTGTTGATAACGTATCTCGTGGAGACTACATTAACACCATCAAGGACCTTTACACTGTTTTATTTGGTCTTGACCACGTTGAAAAAACCCTTGTTGGTAATGATTTCGTCAGAGGTATTTCTGGtggccaaagaaaaagagtttCTATTGCAGAGGCTATGGCTACTAGAGGTACCGTTTACTGTTACGACAATGCAACCAGAGGTTTGGATGCTTCCACTGCTTTGGAGTTTGTTGAAGCTCTTCGTACATCTACAAACATAACTCAAACTACTTCTCTCGTTACCGCTTATCAGGCATCTGAGAGTATCTACGAATTATTTGACTATGTCTCGATTCTTTACACTGGTCGCCAGATTTACTTTGGCAGTACTAGTAAGGCGGTCGACTACTTCCAAAGAATGGGATATAAGAAGAACTCTCGTCAGACCAGTTCAGAGTTTCTTACCGCCGTTACTGACCCTCTCGAGCGTAAATCATTGCCTGGATTCGAAACAAAAGTGCCGTCAAGTGCCtctgaatttgaagactaTTGGCGCAACTCACCAGAGTTTCAAGAggtcaaagaaaagattgcCACTCTAAGATTGGAGTCCAACCCCGAGGATACTACAAAGACTTTCAATGATGTCCATGTTATGGAGAGGCAAAAATGGACTCTACCTAGATCCAAATACACCGTCAACTACTTTGAGCAGCTTAAGCTTTGCTGCTCTAGAGCATTCTACAATATTATCAACAATAAGGCTTATACTGTTACTCAGTTGTGCGTCGCTGTTGTTCAGTCCCTTGTGGTTGGTTCCCTCTATTACCATATCCCATCAACGACTCTGGGTGCGTTCTCCAGGGGTGGTGTGATTTTCTTTGCCATCCTCTACTTTGTTATCATGTCTCTTGCTGAAATTTCTGCGTTGTTCCAGAACAAACCCATCATGAACAAGCAGCGTGGGTATACGTTATACCACCCTTCAGCCGAGTTACTTTCTGGTCAGCTTATTCAGCTTCCAGTTTTGGTCACGGCTATAACATTATTCACAATTGTTCTTTACTTCCTTTCCGATTTAAAGCGTCAGGCCGGTgcctttttcaccttcttgCTTTTGGTGATTGTCGCTGTGCAGACTGTTGAGACTTGGTTCATTTTCATTGCCTCTCTTTGTCCAACTTTGAGTGCAGCCAATGGTATTACTGGTatcatgatgatgatgatgattctttactcttctttcatGATTCAGAGACCATCCATGTACTGGTGGTTTAAATGGTTTTCTTACATCAACCCTGTCTTATACGGCTTCGAATCCTTGATTACATCTGAATTTCACGGCTCCTGGATGCAATGCGCTCCTTCTCAATTGATACCAAGTGGTCCTTCTTACAAGAATCTCCCAAGCGGAAGTCAAGTTTGTGCCTTTGTTGGTGCTGCTCAGACTTCTCAAAAGTATGGTACGTCCAATAATGAAGTGGAGGGTGATGTATACTTGTCCATttcatttgaatatttCTATTCTCATTGTTGGAGAAATTTGGGTATATTGTTTGCTTTCATCTTTGGTGTGCTTGCAATCAACGCAGTTCTTGTCGAGTTCTACAATCCTATTGTGGCTAGCTCAGATAAATTGTTGTTTGTCAGAGGTGGCCGTATCCCATCAGATATAACCGCGCTCACTGGTACTTCAGAAGATCCCGAGAAAGGTGATT is a window encoding:
- a CDS encoding uncharacterized protein (BUSCO:EOG09341GRO); translated protein: MADQFTSVSWDKEESKANVGEVDINAEDSPKVVIDSSSEPPPLESLKEENDQTIEDKEDQDGPDNESGLITSKMVLAANAENNAPEGDKALDVEADVKNVNETGNSSESKAELQSDYAPDNVSGSSQAGAFSSLASSAPSYQIETIVGEPLTEHDSSNAFVSYRIIVKTQDPAFPQKEFQTRRRYSDFFFLYQCLMNDYPTLLIPPLPNKQRLEYIKGGRFSDEFTTKRSISLSNFLYRVCYHPILQKSDVLHIFLADTDHWNTYKSNLKIPPASGLDTTNSASQNLETVTEFIMNSFKKPIVEPHDKKEFQDIQDKVSRLQENLSKIDSIYGKVLHRQHNIADDISKFGDEFSKLTLLLSNDLDGSHSEPEDLDGNTKRLVKQFSDFSGNLSEVSENIYHLDHRIEYNYLTALKDLEHYILQLKNLLKLKDAKALDFDMLSNYLDKAKQEKEHLMNGGSITVTTEGTLSFLTRKLESVTGLGSRQAGNLTNERIDKLDERIDMLAKEKEKAKKIYFQYERDILTEYEYFNKIKNREIASSLEQLGKYYLSFYSKATEELKKLDINVASEAFTFDNKLTQDGKLFSGNQVQKNGEIIADDIQKIDNMTNGN
- a CDS encoding uncharacterized protein (EggNog:ENOG41); its protein translation is MEVMAQWEYHNPPNDIDAEDILKVLALSQKRIATLNLGYSNLPLSGYQKPGEKNTMFDPRLPAALYIAKMSQHIEEQQSDLLDVDFKLQFSWKDWTDFDKRLLPSEEYLQWHEGYPIQDCEQFVSETGFSVSPNCVDLSPSEIKHLFNPMYPRFKMTRPADPRIARDARVLIASTFLYHSFDAPERILFVDSGRDSVVSIRTTDSTNRMSLLKQMSYEYLNMDSTVSETAGISLSEQVGRLFSDLEKCKLVSEADELDEFRIIKISDEKLNQPIELPRATFDWEKDTSKLQASIDENLSQFEESCKKTPNAPECDPDKAVGIKMTHHIKDALVKYGNNKFPKHFHEAGYTPKGNDNGAHFDWRFIGSRALSEYESTSGLHKLMRSWLRMTRILGVDTWIAHGSLLGFYFNGLILNWDFDHDVQVTEESLILLGRDFNQSLVVDISPGSSDQPQLSDMGTGEFFIDVGSSIYHREKGNGNNAIDARFIDIHTGMFIDITALAITKSKPSSKSMGNNLSKEYAKFLIQNKLTTNDYGDFLSDRNNHHYSMNEISPLIPTLFEGEQVFIRQGIMNILSREYMNYKKNTGFQGHTWRTRYRSWISDEICNHLDHEGNSCSTNPEVLLDDRFQRNYISLHMKEKQILDQADHEEIRREPATIKAYPEVLRPDAVLMKIAKERLH